A single genomic interval of Streptomyces graminofaciens harbors:
- a CDS encoding urea amidolyase associated protein UAAP2, with protein MSTNTGTNTGTDTGNTDTGNTDTDTASGTPERTTVVPARAPWSAVVHTGETLTITDLHGNQAVDFLLYDAHDTSVRYSAPDTIHAQGGIFLTTGSVLMSNEHTPLMTVTADDVGRHDTVGGACSKESNSLRYGHHTWSQHACVDNFLAEGAKHGLGKRDLVSNINWYMNVPVEKDGTLGIVDGISAPGLSLTLRAERDVLVLVSNCPQINNPCNGFDPTAVRMTITEAAGT; from the coding sequence ATGAGCACGAACACAGGCACGAACACCGGCACGGACACCGGCAACACGGACACCGGCAACACGGACACCGACACCGCGTCCGGCACACCCGAACGCACAACCGTCGTCCCCGCCCGAGCCCCCTGGTCCGCCGTCGTGCACACCGGCGAGACACTCACCATCACCGACCTGCACGGCAACCAGGCCGTGGACTTCCTCCTCTACGACGCCCACGACACCTCCGTCCGCTACAGCGCGCCCGACACGATCCACGCCCAGGGCGGCATCTTCCTCACCACGGGCAGCGTGCTGATGTCCAACGAACACACACCGCTGATGACGGTGACCGCCGACGACGTCGGCCGCCACGACACGGTCGGCGGCGCCTGCTCCAAGGAGTCGAACTCACTCCGCTACGGCCACCACACCTGGTCGCAGCACGCCTGCGTCGACAACTTCCTCGCGGAGGGCGCCAAACACGGCCTCGGCAAGCGTGACCTCGTCTCGAACATCAACTGGTACATGAACGTGCCGGTCGAGAAGGACGGCACCCTCGGCATCGTCGACGGCATCTCCGCCCCGGGCCTCTCCCTGACCCTGCGCGCCGAACGCGACGTACTCGTCCTGGTCTCCAACTGCCCCCAGATCAACAACCCCTGCAACGGCTTCGACCCGACGGCGGTGCGAATGACGATCACCGAGGCGGCCGGCACATGA
- a CDS encoding helix-turn-helix transcriptional regulator encodes MAIAKAERLMNLALCLLGTRRPLSKRELRESIEAYLEAGSDDSFNRMFERDKDDLRELGLVIATVENLDGEVGYLARRDSNSLPPITLDAEEAAALGLAAKVWQQARLAGAASGALQKLRAAGLPEDVDPYEAHGALEPRIPVHEAAFEPLMLACRDRRPVVFEYRKATAARPEPRHVEPWALECWRGHWYLAGWDRDRGAERVFRLSRITGKVRSRGAAFTAEIPDVVTVRETVASWAGETADRSALIRLRADAGYPLRARATAVRELGDGWDELEIPYGHGLDAWLVEFGPDVVVLGPAELKADVVDRLRAVAKG; translated from the coding sequence ATGGCCATTGCCAAGGCCGAGCGGTTGATGAACCTGGCGCTGTGTCTGCTGGGAACGCGCCGGCCGCTCAGCAAGCGCGAGCTGCGAGAGTCCATCGAGGCCTATCTCGAAGCCGGTAGCGACGACTCCTTCAACCGCATGTTCGAGCGCGACAAGGACGATCTGCGCGAACTCGGGCTCGTGATCGCGACTGTTGAGAACCTCGACGGCGAAGTCGGCTATCTGGCCCGCCGCGACAGCAACAGCCTCCCGCCCATCACGCTCGACGCCGAGGAGGCGGCGGCCCTCGGCCTGGCCGCCAAGGTCTGGCAGCAGGCCCGCCTCGCCGGAGCCGCGAGCGGCGCCCTGCAGAAGCTGCGCGCGGCCGGCCTCCCCGAGGACGTCGACCCGTACGAGGCCCATGGCGCCCTGGAGCCGCGCATCCCGGTGCACGAGGCCGCCTTCGAACCGCTGATGCTGGCCTGCCGCGACCGCCGCCCCGTCGTGTTCGAGTACCGCAAGGCCACCGCCGCCCGCCCCGAGCCCCGCCATGTCGAGCCGTGGGCCCTCGAATGCTGGCGCGGCCACTGGTACCTCGCGGGCTGGGACCGCGACCGGGGCGCCGAGCGCGTCTTCCGGCTCTCGCGGATCACCGGCAAGGTCCGCAGCCGGGGCGCCGCCTTCACCGCCGAGATCCCGGACGTCGTCACCGTGCGCGAGACCGTCGCGAGCTGGGCGGGCGAGACCGCCGACCGCTCCGCGCTGATCCGGCTGCGCGCGGACGCCGGCTACCCGCTGCGGGCCCGCGCCACCGCCGTACGGGAACTGGGCGACGGCTGGGACGAGTTGGAGATTCCGTACGGGCACGGTCTGGACGCCTGGTTGGTCGAGTTCGGGCCCGACGTGGTGGTCCTCGGGCCCGCCGAGCTGAAGGCCGATGTCGTGGACCGGCTGCGCGCCGTGGCCAAGGGCTGA
- a CDS encoding DEAD/DEAH box helicase: MIVLLSVGAGSLESTMTEDLSPAERYAAARRRAAEQATALASFREMYDFGLDPFQIEACKALEAGKGVLVAAPTGSGKTIVGEFAVHLALQQGKKCFYTTPIKALSNQKYADLCRRYGADKVGLLTGDNSVNSDAPVVIMTTEVLRNMLYAGSQTLLGLGHVVMDEVHYLSDRFRGAVWEEVIIHLPESVTLVSLSATVSNAEEFGDWLDTVRGDTQVIVSEHRPVPLFQHVLAGRRMYDLFEEGEGNKKAVNPDLTRMARMEASRPSFQDRRRGRSMREADRERERRQRSRIWIPSRPEVIERLDSEGLLPAITFIFSRAACEAAVQQCLYAGLRLNDDDARLRVRALVEERTASIPNEDLHVLGYYEWLEGLERGIAAHHAGMLPTFKEVVEELFVRGLVKAVFATETLALGINMPARSVVLEKLVKWNGEQHADITPGEYTQLTGRAGRRGIDVEGHAVVLWQRGMNPDHLAGLAGTRTYPLRSSFKPSYNMAVNLVEQFGRHRSRELLETSFAQFQADKSVVGISRQVQRNEEGLDGYKESMTCHLGDFEEYARLRRELKDRETDLAKQGAAQRRAEAAVALEKLKPGDVIHVPTGKYAGLALVLDPGLPAGRSNGHRGFEQHDGPRPLVLTAERQVKRLASMDFPVPVEALDRMRIPKSFNPRSPQSRRDLASALRTKAGHLVPDRHRKRRAAAADDREIARLRAELRAHPCHGCDEREDHARWAERYYRLKRDTAQLERRIEGRTNTIARTFDRIVALLTELDYLRGDEVTEHGKRLARLYGELDLLASECLRAGVWEGLGPAELAACVSALVYEARVSDDAMAPKLPSGQAKAALGEMVRIWGRLDALEEEFRITQSEGVGQREPDLGFAWAAYMWASGKGLDEVLREVEMPAGDFVRWCKQVIDVLGQISAAAPVGSSVGKNARKAVEGLLRGVVAYSSVG, encoded by the coding sequence ATGATCGTCCTGTTGTCAGTGGGGGCCGGTAGTCTCGAAAGCACGATGACAGAGGACCTCTCACCGGCCGAGCGGTATGCGGCTGCCCGCAGGCGCGCCGCCGAGCAGGCCACCGCGCTCGCCTCCTTCCGCGAGATGTACGACTTCGGTCTGGACCCCTTCCAGATCGAGGCCTGCAAGGCGCTGGAGGCGGGCAAGGGCGTGCTGGTCGCCGCTCCCACCGGCTCCGGCAAGACGATCGTCGGCGAGTTCGCCGTCCACCTCGCCCTCCAGCAGGGCAAGAAGTGCTTCTACACGACACCCATCAAGGCGCTGTCCAACCAGAAGTACGCCGACCTGTGCCGCCGTTACGGCGCGGACAAGGTCGGCCTGCTCACCGGCGACAACAGCGTCAACTCCGACGCCCCGGTGGTCATCATGACCACCGAGGTCCTGCGGAACATGCTGTACGCGGGCTCGCAGACCCTGCTGGGTCTCGGCCATGTGGTCATGGACGAGGTGCACTACCTCTCCGACCGCTTCCGGGGCGCGGTGTGGGAAGAGGTGATCATCCATCTCCCCGAGTCGGTCACGCTCGTCTCGCTGTCCGCGACCGTGTCCAACGCCGAGGAGTTCGGTGACTGGCTCGACACCGTCCGCGGCGACACCCAGGTGATCGTCTCCGAGCACCGGCCCGTGCCGCTGTTCCAGCACGTGCTCGCCGGGCGCCGGATGTACGACCTCTTCGAGGAGGGCGAGGGCAACAAGAAGGCCGTCAATCCCGACCTCACGCGTATGGCGCGCATGGAGGCCAGCCGCCCCTCGTTCCAGGACCGCAGACGCGGCCGCTCCATGCGCGAGGCCGACCGGGAGCGCGAGCGCAGACAGCGCTCCCGCATCTGGATCCCGAGCCGCCCCGAGGTCATCGAACGGCTCGACTCCGAGGGCCTGTTGCCCGCCATCACCTTCATCTTCAGCCGCGCCGCCTGCGAGGCCGCCGTCCAGCAGTGCCTGTACGCGGGGCTTCGGCTGAACGACGACGACGCCCGGCTCAGAGTGCGCGCCCTGGTCGAGGAGCGCACGGCCTCGATCCCGAACGAGGACCTCCATGTCCTCGGCTACTACGAGTGGCTGGAAGGCCTGGAGCGCGGTATCGCGGCCCACCACGCGGGCATGCTGCCGACGTTCAAGGAGGTCGTCGAGGAGCTGTTCGTGCGCGGGCTGGTGAAGGCCGTGTTCGCGACGGAGACGCTTGCCCTGGGCATCAACATGCCCGCCCGCTCGGTGGTGTTGGAGAAGCTCGTCAAGTGGAACGGCGAGCAGCACGCCGACATCACACCGGGCGAGTACACCCAGCTGACGGGGCGTGCGGGACGGCGCGGCATCGATGTCGAGGGCCATGCGGTGGTGCTGTGGCAGCGCGGTATGAACCCCGACCACCTCGCCGGACTCGCGGGCACGCGGACGTATCCACTGCGCTCCAGCTTCAAGCCCTCGTACAACATGGCGGTGAACCTGGTCGAGCAGTTCGGCCGGCACCGTTCGCGTGAGCTGCTGGAGACGTCGTTCGCGCAGTTCCAGGCGGACAAGTCGGTCGTAGGGATCTCCCGGCAGGTGCAGCGCAACGAGGAGGGGCTCGACGGCTACAAGGAGTCAATGACCTGCCACCTCGGCGACTTCGAGGAGTACGCGCGCCTGCGGCGTGAGCTGAAGGACCGCGAGACCGATCTGGCCAAGCAGGGCGCGGCCCAGCGCCGGGCCGAGGCGGCCGTGGCGCTGGAGAAGCTGAAGCCGGGGGATGTCATCCATGTGCCGACCGGCAAGTACGCCGGTCTGGCTCTGGTGTTGGACCCCGGGCTGCCCGCCGGGCGGTCCAACGGCCACCGGGGATTCGAGCAGCACGACGGGCCGCGGCCGCTGGTGCTGACCGCCGAGCGGCAGGTCAAGCGGCTGGCGTCCATGGACTTTCCGGTGCCGGTCGAGGCGCTGGACCGGATGCGGATCCCGAAGTCCTTCAATCCGCGGTCGCCGCAGTCGCGGCGGGATCTGGCGTCCGCTCTGCGTACCAAGGCCGGGCATCTCGTGCCCGACCGGCACCGCAAGCGGCGGGCCGCGGCGGCCGACGACCGTGAGATCGCCCGGCTGCGGGCCGAGCTGCGGGCTCATCCGTGCCATGGGTGCGACGAGCGTGAGGACCACGCGCGTTGGGCCGAGCGCTACTACCGGCTCAAGCGGGACACCGCGCAGTTGGAGCGGCGGATCGAGGGGCGCACGAACACGATCGCGCGGACCTTCGATCGGATCGTCGCGCTGTTGACCGAGCTGGACTACCTGCGGGGTGACGAGGTCACCGAGCACGGGAAGCGGCTCGCGCGGCTGTACGGCGAGTTGGATCTGCTGGCGAGTGAGTGCCTGCGGGCCGGGGTCTGGGAAGGGCTGGGACCCGCGGAGCTTGCCGCGTGTGTTTCCGCACTGGTGTACGAGGCGCGGGTCAGTGACGACGCGATGGCGCCGAAGCTGCCGTCGGGGCAGGCCAAGGCCGCGCTGGGCGAGATGGTGCGGATCTGGGGGCGGCTCGACGCGCTGGAGGAGGAGTTCCGGATCACCCAGAGCGAGGGGGTCGGGCAGCGCGAGCCGGACCTCGGCTTCGCCTGGGCCGCGTACATGTGGGCCTCCGGGAAGGGCCTCGACGAGGTGCTGCGGGAGGTGGAGATGCCGGCCGGGGACTTTGTGCGGTGGTGCAAGCAGGTGATCGATGTGCTGGGGCAGATCTCGGCGGCGGCGCCTGTGGGGTCCAGTGTGGGGAAGAACGCGCGTAAGGCTGTGGAGGGGTTGTTGCGGGGGGTTGTGGCCTACTCCTCGGTGGGGTGA
- a CDS encoding helix-turn-helix transcriptional regulator codes for MVGKPARPVNAIDQTRRMLSLVTYLRERPGARIEDVARAFGITEDELVSDLDLLPMCGTSFRGGDLLDIDTDGERIWWHNPAALGAEAAEPLRLAADEATALLVAARAVATLPGLRESDRQALLRATAKVETAAGEAAGASARLSVTFESEGGVFADVDRAISERRRLWIRYYSPARDEVTEREIDPIRLVSVGHTYVEAWCRRSEARRTFRLDRVAEIKILDEPSAPPEIELRDLSEALVQPAAEDPEVVVEVGPGGRWVAEYYPHDSAEELPDGGLSITLRTPDPASLRRLALRLGRDGRIVSPQDLADSARRAAREALAAYDEAATTAYDGP; via the coding sequence GTGGTGGGAAAGCCGGCCAGGCCCGTCAACGCCATCGACCAGACCCGGCGGATGCTCTCCCTGGTGACGTATCTGCGCGAGCGCCCCGGCGCGCGCATCGAGGACGTCGCCCGGGCCTTCGGGATCACCGAGGACGAACTGGTCTCCGACCTCGATCTGCTGCCCATGTGCGGGACCAGCTTCCGCGGCGGCGATCTGCTCGACATCGACACCGACGGCGAGCGGATCTGGTGGCACAACCCGGCCGCCCTCGGCGCGGAGGCCGCCGAGCCGCTGCGGCTGGCCGCCGACGAGGCCACCGCCCTGCTGGTGGCGGCCCGCGCCGTGGCCACGCTGCCCGGGCTGCGCGAGAGCGACCGCCAGGCACTGCTACGGGCCACCGCCAAGGTCGAGACGGCCGCCGGCGAGGCGGCGGGCGCCAGCGCGCGCCTGTCGGTGACCTTCGAGTCCGAGGGCGGGGTCTTCGCCGACGTCGACCGGGCCATCTCGGAGCGCCGGCGTCTGTGGATCCGCTACTACTCGCCCGCCCGCGACGAGGTCACCGAACGCGAGATCGACCCGATCCGCCTGGTCAGCGTCGGTCACACCTATGTCGAGGCCTGGTGCCGCCGCTCCGAGGCGCGCCGCACGTTCCGGCTCGACCGGGTCGCCGAGATCAAGATCCTCGACGAGCCGTCCGCGCCGCCCGAGATCGAGCTGCGGGACCTGTCGGAGGCGCTGGTGCAGCCCGCCGCCGAGGACCCGGAGGTCGTCGTCGAGGTCGGCCCCGGCGGCCGCTGGGTCGCCGAGTACTACCCGCACGACAGCGCCGAGGAACTGCCGGACGGCGGGCTGAGCATCACCCTGCGCACCCCCGACCCCGCCTCGCTGCGGCGGCTCGCGCTGCGGCTCGGGCGCGACGGCCGGATCGTCTCGCCGCAGGACCTCGCGGACAGTGCCCGGCGGGCGGCCCGGGAGGCGCTGGCGGCCTACGACGAGGCCGCGACCACGGCGTACGACGGGCCGTAG
- a CDS encoding 5-oxoprolinase/urea amidolyase family protein, giving the protein MTFDTVLVANRGEIAARIIRTARELGLRTVAVYSDPDRSAPHVRLADTAVRLGPAPAKESYLDADLVLKAAKDTGAGAIHPGYGFLSEDAGFARRCADADIVFVGPTPDQLELFGAKHTARAAAEAAGVPLLPGTGLLSSLDEALDRASALGYPMMLKATGGGGGIGMSACRSADELTDAWERVQRVATASFASAGVFLERLVERARHVEVQVFGDGKGNVITFGDRDCSLQRRNQKVVEEAPAPGLPTHVREQITAAARDLCASVAYRSAGTVEFVYDAAREEAYFLEVNTRLQVEHPVTEEIYGVDLVAWMLRLARGDADVVRDPGPPRGHAVEARVYAEDPSREHRPSAGLLTRVEFPRGVRVDGWVEAGTEVTTSYDPLLAKVIAYGSDRAHALRRLDEALARTRIDGIETNLGLVRAALDDPGFHRAGHSTATLATLTDPTPRIEVVSGGILTTVQDWPGRTGHWQVGVPPCGPMDDLSFRLGNRALGNAEGAPGLECTLQGPSLRFTHATTVCVTGAPAPVTVDGSPIPQWEPTTVPAGAVLAVGAPTEHGLRTYVLFAGGGLDVPPFLGSAATFTLGRFGGHGGRALRTGDVLHGGSAVQGAPVPPSDRPSFTSSWQVAALEGPHAAPEFFTEEDIHEFYAADWKVHFNSARTGVRLVGPKPRWARSDGGEAGLHPSNIHDTPYSVGAVDYTGDMPVLLGPDGPSLGGFVCPATVPTGERWKLGQLRPGDTVRFAPVADDGSPRPPIVDGGILARDGDITYRRSGDDNLLIEFGPMQLDLALRMRVHALMEAVAEAGLDGITDLTPGIRSLQIQTNPTALPQPELLTVVRQIATTLPPTGELTVPSRTIHLPLSWDDPATREAIARYMAGVRDDAPWCPWNIEFIRRVNGLDSVADVYDTVFAAEYLVLGLGDVYLGAPVATPLDPRHRLVTTKYNPARTWTAENSVGIGGAYLCVYGMEGPGGYQFVGRTTQVWSGWQQRGAFEPGSPWLLRFFDRIKWYPVEADELPALRADIISGRFVPRVEEGVFSLAEYETFLAEHADSIARFRTRQQTAFAAERAAWETSGEFTRAQETTTPPAPPAELDVPPGGHLIEAEFAASVWQLNVTPGEEVTTGQPLLTLEAMKMESRVHSPTNGVIHKILTRPGAQVEAGTALIIIGPTGSEAPSQPAGGRQPTRPPGAL; this is encoded by the coding sequence ATGACCTTCGACACCGTGCTGGTGGCCAACAGGGGCGAGATAGCGGCCCGCATCATCCGCACCGCCCGCGAACTGGGCCTGCGGACGGTCGCGGTGTACTCCGACCCCGACCGCTCGGCGCCCCACGTCCGGCTCGCCGACACGGCCGTACGGCTCGGTCCGGCGCCCGCGAAGGAGTCGTACCTCGACGCGGACCTGGTCCTGAAGGCGGCGAAGGACACCGGCGCGGGCGCCATCCACCCCGGTTACGGCTTCCTCTCCGAGGACGCGGGCTTCGCCCGTCGCTGCGCCGACGCCGACATCGTGTTCGTCGGCCCGACCCCCGACCAGCTGGAGCTGTTCGGCGCCAAGCACACCGCACGCGCGGCGGCGGAAGCAGCGGGCGTCCCCCTCCTCCCCGGCACGGGCCTCCTGTCCTCCCTCGACGAGGCGCTCGACCGGGCCTCCGCCCTCGGCTATCCGATGATGCTCAAGGCCACCGGCGGCGGAGGCGGTATCGGGATGTCGGCATGTCGCTCCGCCGATGAACTGACGGACGCCTGGGAGCGCGTACAGCGCGTCGCCACCGCGTCCTTCGCCTCCGCCGGGGTCTTCCTGGAACGCCTGGTCGAACGCGCCCGCCACGTCGAGGTACAGGTCTTCGGCGACGGCAAGGGCAACGTGATCACCTTCGGCGACCGTGACTGCTCCCTCCAACGCCGCAACCAGAAGGTGGTGGAGGAGGCCCCCGCCCCCGGCCTCCCCACCCACGTACGCGAGCAGATCACCGCCGCTGCCCGTGACCTGTGCGCGAGCGTCGCCTACCGCTCCGCCGGAACCGTCGAGTTCGTGTACGACGCCGCCCGCGAGGAGGCGTACTTCCTGGAGGTCAACACCCGCCTCCAGGTGGAGCATCCGGTCACCGAGGAGATCTACGGCGTCGACCTCGTCGCCTGGATGCTGCGCCTCGCCCGCGGCGACGCCGATGTCGTACGCGACCCCGGCCCGCCCCGCGGCCACGCGGTGGAGGCCCGGGTCTACGCCGAGGACCCCTCACGCGAACACCGCCCGAGCGCGGGCCTGTTGACCCGGGTCGAGTTCCCACGGGGCGTCCGCGTGGACGGCTGGGTGGAGGCGGGCACCGAGGTGACGACCTCGTACGACCCACTGTTGGCGAAGGTGATCGCGTACGGCTCCGACCGTGCGCACGCGCTGCGCCGGCTCGACGAGGCGCTGGCCAGGACCCGGATCGACGGGATCGAGACCAACCTGGGCCTGGTCCGGGCGGCCCTCGACGACCCCGGCTTCCACCGGGCCGGGCACTCCACCGCGACCCTCGCGACCCTCACCGACCCCACGCCCCGTATCGAGGTCGTCTCCGGCGGCATCCTCACCACCGTGCAGGACTGGCCCGGCCGCACCGGCCACTGGCAGGTGGGCGTCCCGCCCTGCGGCCCGATGGACGACCTCTCCTTCCGCCTCGGCAACCGAGCCCTGGGCAACGCCGAAGGCGCCCCGGGCCTCGAATGCACCCTGCAGGGCCCCTCCCTGCGCTTCACCCACGCCACGACGGTCTGCGTCACGGGCGCCCCGGCCCCCGTGACGGTCGACGGCTCCCCGATCCCGCAGTGGGAGCCGACGACAGTCCCCGCCGGAGCCGTACTCGCCGTCGGCGCCCCCACGGAACACGGCCTGCGCACGTACGTCCTCTTCGCGGGCGGCGGCCTGGACGTCCCGCCCTTCCTCGGCAGCGCGGCCACCTTCACCCTGGGCCGCTTCGGCGGACACGGCGGCCGGGCCCTGCGCACCGGAGACGTCCTGCACGGCGGATCAGCGGTGCAAGGCGCCCCGGTACCACCGTCCGACCGCCCTTCCTTCACCTCCTCCTGGCAGGTGGCCGCCCTCGAAGGCCCGCACGCGGCACCGGAGTTCTTCACCGAGGAGGACATCCACGAGTTCTACGCGGCCGACTGGAAGGTCCACTTCAACTCGGCCCGTACGGGGGTACGCCTGGTCGGGCCGAAGCCCCGCTGGGCCCGCTCCGACGGCGGCGAGGCGGGCCTGCACCCGTCCAACATCCACGACACCCCGTACTCGGTGGGTGCCGTCGACTACACGGGCGACATGCCGGTACTGCTCGGCCCCGACGGCCCCTCCCTGGGCGGCTTCGTCTGCCCGGCGACGGTCCCGACGGGCGAACGCTGGAAGCTGGGCCAGCTCCGCCCCGGCGACACGGTCCGCTTCGCCCCGGTGGCGGACGACGGCTCACCCCGCCCCCCGATCGTCGACGGCGGCATACTGGCCCGCGACGGCGACATCACCTACCGCCGCAGCGGCGACGACAACCTACTGATCGAATTCGGCCCGATGCAGCTGGACCTGGCGCTGCGCATGCGGGTCCACGCCCTGATGGAGGCGGTGGCGGAAGCGGGCCTGGACGGCATCACCGACCTGACCCCCGGCATCCGCTCACTACAGATCCAGACGAACCCGACGGCACTGCCCCAGCCCGAACTCCTCACGGTGGTACGGCAGATCGCGACGACCCTCCCCCCGACGGGCGAACTGACCGTCCCCTCCCGCACGATCCACCTCCCCCTCTCCTGGGACGACCCGGCGACCCGCGAGGCCATCGCCCGCTACATGGCGGGCGTACGCGACGACGCGCCCTGGTGTCCGTGGAACATCGAGTTCATCCGCCGCGTCAACGGCCTCGACTCGGTGGCCGACGTCTACGACACGGTCTTCGCCGCGGAGTACCTGGTCCTGGGCCTCGGCGACGTATACCTGGGCGCCCCGGTGGCCACCCCGCTGGACCCCCGGCACCGCCTGGTGACGACGAAGTACAACCCGGCGCGGACCTGGACGGCCGAGAACTCGGTCGGCATCGGCGGCGCGTACCTCTGCGTCTACGGCATGGAAGGCCCCGGCGGCTACCAGTTCGTCGGCCGTACGACCCAGGTCTGGTCCGGCTGGCAGCAGCGCGGCGCGTTCGAGCCGGGCTCGCCGTGGCTGCTCCGATTCTTCGACCGGATCAAGTGGTATCCGGTGGAAGCGGACGAGTTGCCGGCCCTGCGGGCGGACATCATCTCGGGCCGCTTCGTACCGCGCGTGGAGGAGGGGGTCTTCTCCCTGGCCGAGTACGAGACGTTCCTCGCCGAACACGCCGACTCCATAGCCCGGTTCAGGACCCGCCAACAGACCGCCTTCGCGGCGGAACGGGCCGCCTGGGAGACCTCGGGCGAGTTCACCCGCGCGCAGGAGACGACCACGCCCCCGGCTCCGCCGGCGGAGCTGGACGTCCCGCCCGGCGGTCATCTGATCGAGGCCGAGTTCGCCGCCTCGGTATGGCAACTGAACGTCACCCCCGGCGAGGAGGTCACCACGGGCCAGCCCCTCCTCACCCTGGAGGCCATGAAGATGGAGTCACGGGTCCATTCCCCCACGAACGGAGTGATCCACAAGATCCTCACCAGGCCGGGCGCCCAGGTGGAAGCGGGAACGGCACTGATCATCATCGGTCCCACCGGATCAGAGGCACCCTCGCAACCCGCCGGTGGCCGGCAGCCGACGCGTCCGCCGGGCGCCCTGTAA
- the tatC gene encoding twin-arginine translocase subunit TatC, producing MLKSARKTEKDPEGRMPLAEHLRELRNRLVKSMLAIVVTTVIAALFYKDIIQFFTDPILQAVGCEYSFAELAKNSTTTQCARIVQNGLLSPFTLALTVSLSSGVVLASPIWLYQLWGFVAPGLHRHEKKYSLGFVAAGFPLFLMGSYFAYWSLPKMASVMLEFSIIGSDNQLPLDDLLNLIMRMIVVFGLSFELPLLLVMLNFGGILSGKKMAGWWRGMIMGITVFAAIATPSTDPISMLALAGPIWILYFVATGIALMNDRRRALRAAMGPGDDEASELDLTPEDIGEVETVAASRALPSQATQPESERDRVNGYDDVT from the coding sequence TTGCTCAAGTCTGCCCGCAAGACGGAGAAGGATCCCGAGGGGCGGATGCCCCTCGCGGAGCACCTGCGCGAGCTGCGAAACCGCCTCGTGAAGAGCATGCTGGCGATCGTCGTCACGACGGTCATCGCCGCCCTCTTCTACAAGGACATCATCCAGTTCTTCACCGATCCCATCCTGCAGGCGGTGGGATGCGAGTACAGCTTCGCCGAACTCGCCAAGAACAGCACGACGACACAGTGCGCGCGCATCGTGCAGAACGGTCTGCTCAGCCCGTTCACTCTCGCCCTCACGGTGTCCCTGTCGTCGGGCGTCGTGCTGGCCAGCCCCATCTGGCTCTACCAGCTCTGGGGGTTCGTCGCACCGGGCCTGCACCGGCACGAGAAGAAGTACAGCCTCGGCTTCGTGGCGGCGGGTTTCCCGCTGTTCCTCATGGGCTCGTACTTCGCCTACTGGTCGCTGCCCAAGATGGCTTCGGTGATGCTGGAGTTCTCCATCATCGGAAGCGACAACCAGCTCCCCCTCGACGATCTCCTCAACCTGATCATGCGGATGATCGTCGTCTTCGGACTTTCCTTCGAGTTGCCGTTGTTGCTGGTGATGCTGAACTTCGGCGGAATCCTCTCCGGTAAGAAGATGGCCGGCTGGTGGCGGGGCATGATCATGGGCATCACGGTCTTCGCCGCGATCGCCACCCCCAGCACCGACCCGATCTCGATGCTGGCGCTCGCGGGCCCCATCTGGATCCTCTACTTCGTCGCCACGGGCATCGCCCTGATGAACGACAGGCGCCGGGCCCTGCGCGCGGCCATGGGGCCGGGCGACGACGAGGCCTCCGAGCTGGATCTCACCCCCGAGGACATCGGCGAGGTCGAGACCGTCGCGGCGAGCCGGGCACTGCCCTCCCAGGCGACGCAGCCGGAGAGCGAGCGGGACCGGGTCAACGGCTACGACGACGTCACCTGA
- the tatA gene encoding Sec-independent protein translocase subunit TatA, translating to MFGKLGTPEIILILVVIILLFGAKKLPDMARSLGKSARILKSEAKAMKSEGQDNAGAAAAPPHDETPAPAQRTIQAAPGDVTSSRPVAEPTDTTKR from the coding sequence ATGTTCGGAAAGCTCGGCACCCCCGAGATCATTCTCATCCTCGTCGTCATCATCCTGCTGTTCGGCGCGAAGAAGCTTCCCGACATGGCGCGCTCGCTCGGCAAGTCCGCGCGCATCCTGAAGAGCGAGGCCAAGGCGATGAAGTCGGAGGGCCAGGACAACGCCGGCGCCGCGGCCGCGCCTCCGCACGACGAGACTCCCGCCCCCGCCCAGCGCACCATCCAGGCCGCTCCCGGCGACGTGACCAGCTCGCGCCCGGTGGCCGAGCCGACGGACACGACCAAGCGCTGA